The Chryseobacterium oranimense genome contains the following window.
AAGTTAAAAAACTGTCGCATGAGCAGTATGCCAAACTGAGCTATGATATCGGGAATCCGTTTGAAAGCCCTTCTGGAGTGATTCAGAGCTATATCAACAACAATCCGAATGATGCAAATGGACCGGAAATGAGATCGCTTCTTGTGAAGTCTTACTTGTATTCCGGGAATTATAAAGAAACTCTTAACGCCATCGACAGGCTTAAAGATTCTACCCCTGAAATCAATAAAGTAGATCAGGAGGTTTCCTACTTACTGGGTACAGAGGAATTTAACAAAGGAAATTATGACGAAGCGGAAACCTACTTCCTGAGAAGTTTGGGGTTCAATATCAATAAAGAATTTTACAACAGGGCACTGTATTGGTTAGGACAGGTATATTACCAGAAAGGAAATTATCCGTCTGCCATTACCCGTTACGAAAAACTGCTTAATGAAAATTTCCCTGAAAAACAGCAATTGCCTTATGATCTGGGCTACGCTTATTTCAAATCCAAGAAATTCGATCAGGCGCAGACTTATTTCAAGCAGTACCTGAGCAATCCTAAGCCTGAATTTAAGAATGATGCAGAACTTCGTCTGGCAGATATCCACTATGCCAACAATGACCTGAACGAGGCTATTGCGATCTACGATAAGAATGAAGATGCCACAGATTATACTTTATATCAGAAAGCAATGGCATTAGGGTTTAAAGGAGATACACAGGCGAAAATCAACAATTTAAAAAATCTTTTATCCAAATATCCAGATTCCGAATATTATGACGATGCTCAGTACGAAATGGGAACGGCATATGCAGACCAGGATGATTTCGCGAACTCCAATGATGCTTTTGCCAAAGTGATCAAAACATCTTCGGATAAAGATCTTGTCGCTAATGCATCCATTTACAGAGCACAAAATTATATTGATCAGAATCAGGCTGACAAAGCGCTTTCTGAGCTTAAATCTTTAGGAGAGCAATATAAAAATACGGCTTATGCTGAAAAAATTGTTCAGGCTGCAAAACCTATCTTCACAAAGAATGGTGATGTTTCAGGATATGAAAGTTTTGCGAGAAATATAGGAGTAAATGTAGATGCCTCTGAAATTGATGAAATCAATCTTTCCACCGGAAAACAGTATTTCACTAAGAAAGATTACAAAAATGCTATTTCTTACTACGAAAAATATTTAACGCAGAATCCTACAGGAGAAGGCCTTTATCAGGCTAAATACGAACTGGGAGAAAGCTACTACCAAACGAATAATTCTACGAAAGCACTTCTTGTACTGCAGGAAGTGGCAGCTGTACAGAACGACTATCAGGATGATGCACAGACCCGTCTTGCGCAGATCTTTACATCACAAGGCAATACGGCAGAAGCTAAAAAATATCTTGAGAACATCAGAAACTCTTCTGATATCAACATTAAGAACTACGCCAATGTGGAGCTGATGAAGATATATGCCGGTGAGAAAAATTTCTCTGAAGCTGAGAAATTAGCCAACGCAGTTATTGCCAACTCTAAAAACTCAGCTGCGGTTATTGAAACAGCGAAAGTAATTAAAGCAAGAAGCCTGATGAATTCAGGGAAAGACAAAGACGCCCAGTCGGCTTATACTTCTCTTGAAAAATCATCCAACACATCGGTTGCAGCAGAGGCGTTGTATGCCAAAGCTTATTATCAGAACAAAGGAAAGGCATTCAAATCCTCGAACGAGACTATCTTTAAACTGGCCAATAATTATGCTTCGGAAGATTACTGGGGAGCAAAAGCTCTGGTGCTGATGGCTAAAAACTATATAGGACTGAAGGACAATTACCAAGCAAGTTATACCTGCGACCAGATCATCGAGAATTATAAAGATTTCCCGGAAATTGTAGCAGAAGCAAAAGAGGTTAAAAAGCAGATTAAAAAGTAAATGTACTACTGTATTCATGTACAAATGTATTCATGCAGAAATCATTAATACGTTTTACTTAAATACTTAAATACAAAAGAAAAATGAACAGAAAAATTCAATTTTTATCCATATTATTTTTAGGGTTTTCGCAGTTTGCGTTTGCCCAGATCAAGGAGGAGAAACTGATTCTTAACAAGAAGCGGGAACCGGAAGTAAAGAAGATCGAGAAGAAGAAAACCTCCGTGGAGACTATCAAAAACTATCCGCCGGAAGAGAAATCCCAGAATCCTGTAAAATATACCATTACGGATGTACCTGCGGTTTCAGATTTTAAGACTTCAACCATTCAGGGACAGGATGTGACCCCGAAATTTGAAGGTACGGCTCAAAATAATTACCTGCAGTTTGGAATGGGCAACTTCGGAAAAATTCTGGCAGATGCCAATGTATCCAAAACGCTTGACAACAAGCTGGAAGTAGGCGCAGATTTCCATTTCCTTTCCACTTTGGGACTGAAAAAGGAATATGCGTGGGATTCCAAACAGAGCTCTACAGCAATCGGTGCTTACTTAAATTCATATGGTGAAAAAGGGAAATTCAACCTGAACGCACAGTATGGACTGGATAATAACAGATATTACGGAATTTATGCCCTAGAACCTGCCGCAGATGTAGATTTGAAGCAGAGAGTGAATCAGTTTAAGGTAAACGGATATTATGATTTTTATTCCAATGAGATTTTAAATGATGTAAGGGTAAAATCTTCTTTCCTGAAAGATCATTTTGATGCCCAGGAAAACCAGGTTTCCATTTTGGCAAACCTTTCGAAACATGCCGTGGAGATCGGAAAATCAGGAATCAATTTAAATGCAGACCTTGGAGTAGGAATAGAAGCTGTGAAATCGGAGTTTGCCATCAGGGATAAAAATTCATCCAACTTCTTCAATACTACCTTAGATCCGAAAGTGACTTTCAGAAAAGGAGATTCCTATTTAATGCTGGGATCTACATTTTCTTTCCTGAATGCTAAAAATTCCAATGATGTCATCGGAGGAGAAGTGAAAAATAATAAGACTTATTGGTTTCCACAGGCTGAATTCCAGTTTGCCGCTGCCAAAGAATTCAAATTCTACGGAGGGGTAGACGGTGGTTTAAAGCTTAATACATACGGAGATCTTTTGCAGGCGAATCCATTCATTGTTTCTGACCAGTTTTTAACCCCTACAGAGACTAAATATCATTTTTACGCAGGTTTGAGAGGTGACATTGATGAAACTTTCAAATACGACTTCTCAGCAGGCTATGGAAAGATCAACAATATCATGTTCTTCCAGGCGAATAACCTGTTCGATAATACCTACACTCTGAACCGTTCTGCCTATAATTTTGCCAATACATTCTCTGCGGTATACGATGACGGAAATGTGAGCGACATTAAAGGTAGCGTACAGTATTTTCCTCTTGAAAACCTGACCCTGGACGCAGAATTAAAGTTTACAAAATACGATCTTAAAAATTACAAGGATATTTATAACGTTCCTTTGTTTAATGCAAGTATCGGGGCGAAATATACCATGCTGGATAAAAAACTATTGTTAGGGTTCAAAGGAATCTTCGCGAGTGATAGAACGACGAATTCTTTTGCCATTGAAGGAGTTGCCAATCCGGATATGATGTACCAGTCTACAGAAAACAGGAATGATAAAGTAGGAGGATATGCAGATTTAAACCTTTCTGCAGAATATAAGTTCCATAAGAACTTCAGTATTTTTGCCATAGGAAATAACCTTCTGAACTCGAATTACCAGACGTACAAAGGTTATAAAGTACTTGGTGCACAGATTCTGGGAGGAGTGAAAATTACTTTCTAAACTTTAAGATCTTTCAACAAAATAGAAGCCTTACATTATTCGATGTAAGGCTTTTTTAAAGGCTTAAATATTTCTGTCCATTATTTGTCTGTAGCAGTGGGCAGGACATCATTCAATAAGGTTACCAGCATTTTTCCCGGCTCTTCCCAGGGAATCAGATGGGCGGAATTCTCAAACCAGATTCCTTTTTTAGCAGGGGCTTTTACATTCTGAAGCCATGTATTGGTAGGTTCCGAAGGCGTTGTGTAATCGTGACGTCCCATGAACATAAATACAGGAATAGGGAAGTTCTTTATGCCTTTAAAATCGACATTTAAAAATTCAGGAAGGAGTTTTCCTAAGGTGAAAAGGCTTCCTGCACCAAGGGCATCGAGGTCCTTTTCTGAATATTCCGAGAAGAGCAGAGGTGCCTGAAAATAATACCTTGAGCTATTTCTGAATGCCGTAAGGCCACCATAATATTGCGGCCATTTTCTTGCAATGATAATTCTTTCTCTTGTTATCGGCTGATTTCCCGGATAAGGTGAAATAGATTTCAATTCTTTTATAGCCGTTTCATTTTTTAAACGGGCAGCTTCTTTTAAGGCATATTCCACACTCAAACGTTCATTGTCTCTGGTATTGATGATCTGTCCGATACCGACATACGAATAGAACAAATCAGGCCTTTTCAAAGCCGCATTCATAGAGACGATAGTTCCCCAGCTGTGACCCATTAATATCACTTTTTTCTTTTTGTATTTTTTCTTAATGTATTCGGCCAATTCAATAGCGTCTTTTACATATTGGTCAATATGGATGGTATTCCCTAAATTAACGGTATCATTGATTGCATAAGTTTTTCCTGCCGCCCTCTGATCATAGTTCACTACTGTAAAATATTCCTCAACAGGTCTCTGAAACATCCACATGACCGGACTGAGAGGTGAAGCCGGACCACCATGGATGAACAGGATAATCGGATTTTCTTTATTCTGGCCTCTTACATATACCTGTTGTTTTATATTTCCTATAGTGACTGGATAGCTTTCCTGAATGCCATTGGGCGAAACTATGGAGTCGAGGTCTCTGATGATTTCTTTAGATTTAGCATACTCATCATTAGGGGCCTTATTCTGGGCGAAAAATGTGACTGTCCAGAAAAATAAAAAAGCTGATAATATTTGATTCCTCATAATTTTATGACCTGTAAATTCTACAATATGTTTTTCTATAAGTCCGGAATTTATTTTGATTGTTACGTATGCTTCTTTAATTAACTGAATTTTAACTATTTGTCACTGTCCCTGGCTTTTGTAGAATTTTGAGGCAGATGGGCTGTAAATGATTTTTGGAATTTAACTTTTAGCAGGCTTTATAAATTGTAAAAAAATCAGTATTTTCGCACTCGGAATCATAGCAACGGTATTGAGATTGCTCATTATTTAGTGCTAATGAATACGGCTGCATAGTTTAATGGATAGAACTTCGGATTTCGGCTCCGACAGTGAGGGTTCGAATCCTTCTGCGGTCACAAATCGCCTCTATTTAAGGGGCGATTTTATTATTTGCCCGAACATCCCGGGTAACTATTTTATTCTAAATTTCATCCTGTCCCTTTCTAAAAATCATTTACTCATCTTTGCCTTATCGCTCCCATATAAAATGAATGATAAATGTATAAATAAGCAAACCCCAACTCATAAGTTTAGGAATTGGGGTTTTTAAAAATATGTGTTAGGAGATTCTAATTTCCCTGTGCAGAAGCAGCTACATCCTGCCATTCTTGCCATTCTTTTAAGCGTTTGTCATATTCTCCTTTTGTCCAGGCTAAATTGCCACTTCCAAGGAAAAAACGAAGCGGTGGATTTGGAGAATCAACCATTTTGAAAAGTGCATCCGGTGTTGCATCCGGATTTCCACGTTGGTGATTTTTCATTTGTTCTAAAAAGCCATTTTTGAAATCGGTGTAAATATCCAGGCCTTTAAACAGGTCCGGCATTTGGCCGCTTCCAAATTCGGTAGCGTAAGCGCCAGGCTCTATAATTGTAACTTTAATTCCGAATTGTGCAATTTCCATTGCCAAACTTTCGTGGATAGCTTCAAAAGCCCATTTAGAAGAACAGTAATATCCTATAATAGGCATTGTAACATGGCCTAAATTACTGGAAGTTCCCAAAATATGACCATAACCTTGCTTGCGCAAATGCGGAAGTGCCGCTTTTATCACAAACAAAGGTCCTATTACATTAGTTTCATAAAGGGCACGAATATCTTCTGCATTGCCGTCTTCAATTGTTGAAACCATTGAAAATCCTGCATTATTCAGTACAATATCAATTTCTCCAAAATGTGCAAAAGCTTTATCTATAGCTGTTTTTGCTTGTTCTGCATTGGTAACGTCAAGTTCCAAAGTGAGTACATTATCACCATATTTTTCTTTCAGATCGGCAATGCTCGAAAGAGTTCTTGCAGTTGCGGCAACTTTGTCGCCACGTTTTAGCGCAGCTTCTGTCCAGATACGTCCAAATCCACGGGAAGCACCAGTTATAAACCAGGTTTTGTTTGTTTTTTCCATTTTAAATTTTTTGTTTGTTTTGTTTTTCAAATTCGCAGGAATATTCTGCTCAGAATAAAAGACGATTTAAAAATGATTTTACTTTTTTGGGTAAGTTTTCTTTCTTGTGATTTATAATTGATCTTCAAAACTCTATGCAATTACACAAGAATAATTTTCCAATTTAATACTTGCTGTTCAATTTCAAATTTATATCATACTAGAATTAATATGCTGAAATTTAATTCCTTGTATTGTGACGTATGTTTGAGGTAGTAGCCCTTAGTTTAATATTGATATCTTTATCAGGTAATACTATTTTTTCAATCTTTAATGTTTGAAAAATGTTTGCGTGTAATGGCAGGGGGGAGAAGATATACCTCTGGTTTTTCAATAACAGCTTGTATTGCAATGCAATATTTTTTGCTAGCAGAACTATATTGCTGGCATTTCTTTCTTATAATGGGTATATAATTCACTTTTATACCTTACGTCAAATATGCGTCATATTCCCTGTATGTAATTTGTATTCAATCTGTTATGGATTGAAGTGTCTTTGATGTGGCATTTTTTTACTTGTGGGTTCTAAATTTGCAGTGTCCAATTTGAACAAGAAAAAAATAAAACTTATCTCGCTTTCAAGTTGCGATTCTAATTACACAAAAAAAATTAAACGGATGAAAAAAACATTAATTCTATTGGCAACAGCCTTTACAGGTTTTGCTTTTTCGCAAGTTGGGATCAATACTCCCAATCCTAAAGCTTCATTAGATATTCAGAGTAAAGGAAATACATCTTCCACTAAAGCTATGAAAATTAACAATTCCAATAATACGGAAATGGTTACGGTTACTGATGCGGGATGGGTAGGAGTTGGAGCTGTTGTTCCAAAATCAAATTTGCAGGTTATTGGTGATGAGATGAGGCTGGGAGGACCATCTTCTCAGACAGGAACAGTGGCCAATCCAATTGTAAGGATTCACTCTAATGCTAACACAGATGATGCTGGAGGTTCTTTGTTTTTTAGCGAAAATGCTCAGGATTTTGGATATTATATTAAGCACAATACTGCTTCAGGAAATATAGGAGGAATGGATGGCTTAGCGATGGGAGCAGCACAGGCAGGGAAATATCCATACAATCCTGCAAGACCCGGGATTTTTATTGCTGATAATCAGTATATAGGTTTGGGAACAGCAACTCCTCAAATGATGTTTCATATTGACGGAGCAAGGGATAATAATATTAATTCAGCACCCACACCCGCCCAGCAGGGAAATGATGTTGTGGTGAACGCTTCCGGAAATATTGGAATTGGTACTGTGAGCCCTGGCAATAAGCTGGATATCAGGTCCGCTGCAAATGGAGCTGTTAGAATAGTGGACGGAACCGAAGGTGCAAATAAAATATTAACGTCAGATGCCAATGGAGTGGCTACCTGGCAGAGAGCAGCTTCTAATGTTGCTGTTGGAGCATTAGGTGCCGGCTATGATCTTCCTTTTTCTCAATTCTCTGAATACAGATATACAGGCTCTACGATTACTTTGCCACCAGGTAAGTGGATGATCACTGTTTCATTATTGATAGTGCCAAGTGGAGTTTTGACAATAAATGACTGGATCTTTGTGAGGAGCACTTTTTCAGAAGACAATTTAACAACAATTGGGCAGGCGGGAGTTCAGTCTCCCGATGTAATAAGACCTACATTAATGAGTTTTCAAATGACCGGACCATTTGGCGGCGGACAGAAATACAATGTGGCTACCGGATCTGTACAGATCAATAATAAATCAGCGACAGCTAAAACTTACAGGTATGTGGTGGGCAATACCCAGGCCAGCAGTACAGTAACCGGTGCTCAGATAAGTAAAGTTGGAGGAAGTTGGTCTGAAAATGCCATTTACGCTATTTCTGTAAACTAATTATTATCAATTCAACATTTTCAAAACCTTGTTTTTTTTAATACCATCCGTTTTCTCAACGAGTATTAATAATTTTTATTTGATTAATATTTAAATTGTTAAATTATCATTAATAATT
Protein-coding sequences here:
- a CDS encoding tetratricopeptide repeat protein, whose amino-acid sequence is MNSKKILLSAAVLYFGISEAQQSQYFTQKENYRFNLAENLYQTKIYNASQFEYARQYFYNQNLSKSRKEAAQFFDNVIGVILQKNHAEEGLTAFMKEYPNSAYFAQANLPLADYYLAKKDFEKALETLKKVNQYQLSKEENTQYILKLGYAKFMMGDTKGATDALEEAYKTADESQKGDIAYMLGHLYYSNRQSDKAFQYFDSVKDQPKFSKLVRPYYVQMYYNDKNYDQAITEGTALLNEDISDAYKAEVHKIIGESYFMKNDYNSAYPHLKDYLNVQQNPSENDLYEMGFVAAQLKKYDEAVSYYNQLINSNSALAQNAYYQLGNAYLAVDKKQEALSAFRSSYQMDYDAKVKKLSHEQYAKLSYDIGNPFESPSGVIQSYINNNPNDANGPEMRSLLVKSYLYSGNYKETLNAIDRLKDSTPEINKVDQEVSYLLGTEEFNKGNYDEAETYFLRSLGFNINKEFYNRALYWLGQVYYQKGNYPSAITRYEKLLNENFPEKQQLPYDLGYAYFKSKKFDQAQTYFKQYLSNPKPEFKNDAELRLADIHYANNDLNEAIAIYDKNEDATDYTLYQKAMALGFKGDTQAKINNLKNLLSKYPDSEYYDDAQYEMGTAYADQDDFANSNDAFAKVIKTSSDKDLVANASIYRAQNYIDQNQADKALSELKSLGEQYKNTAYAEKIVQAAKPIFTKNGDVSGYESFARNIGVNVDASEIDEINLSTGKQYFTKKDYKNAISYYEKYLTQNPTGEGLYQAKYELGESYYQTNNSTKALLVLQEVAAVQNDYQDDAQTRLAQIFTSQGNTAEAKKYLENIRNSSDINIKNYANVELMKIYAGEKNFSEAEKLANAVIANSKNSAAVIETAKVIKARSLMNSGKDKDAQSAYTSLEKSSNTSVAAEALYAKAYYQNKGKAFKSSNETIFKLANNYASEDYWGAKALVLMAKNYIGLKDNYQASYTCDQIIENYKDFPEIVAEAKEVKKQIKK
- a CDS encoding TonB-dependent receptor, with the protein product MNRKIQFLSILFLGFSQFAFAQIKEEKLILNKKREPEVKKIEKKKTSVETIKNYPPEEKSQNPVKYTITDVPAVSDFKTSTIQGQDVTPKFEGTAQNNYLQFGMGNFGKILADANVSKTLDNKLEVGADFHFLSTLGLKKEYAWDSKQSSTAIGAYLNSYGEKGKFNLNAQYGLDNNRYYGIYALEPAADVDLKQRVNQFKVNGYYDFYSNEILNDVRVKSSFLKDHFDAQENQVSILANLSKHAVEIGKSGINLNADLGVGIEAVKSEFAIRDKNSSNFFNTTLDPKVTFRKGDSYLMLGSTFSFLNAKNSNDVIGGEVKNNKTYWFPQAEFQFAAAKEFKFYGGVDGGLKLNTYGDLLQANPFIVSDQFLTPTETKYHFYAGLRGDIDETFKYDFSAGYGKINNIMFFQANNLFDNTYTLNRSAYNFANTFSAVYDDGNVSDIKGSVQYFPLENLTLDAELKFTKYDLKNYKDIYNVPLFNASIGAKYTMLDKKLLLGFKGIFASDRTTNSFAIEGVANPDMMYQSTENRNDKVGGYADLNLSAEYKFHKNFSIFAIGNNLLNSNYQTYKGYKVLGAQILGGVKITF
- a CDS encoding alpha/beta hydrolase; amino-acid sequence: MRNQILSAFLFFWTVTFFAQNKAPNDEYAKSKEIIRDLDSIVSPNGIQESYPVTIGNIKQQVYVRGQNKENPIILFIHGGPASPLSPVMWMFQRPVEEYFTVVNYDQRAAGKTYAINDTVNLGNTIHIDQYVKDAIELAEYIKKKYKKKKVILMGHSWGTIVSMNAALKRPDLFYSYVGIGQIINTRDNERLSVEYALKEAARLKNETAIKELKSISPYPGNQPITRERIIIARKWPQYYGGLTAFRNSSRYYFQAPLLFSEYSEKDLDALGAGSLFTLGKLLPEFLNVDFKGIKNFPIPVFMFMGRHDYTTPSEPTNTWLQNVKAPAKKGIWFENSAHLIPWEEPGKMLVTLLNDVLPTATDK
- a CDS encoding SDR family NAD(P)-dependent oxidoreductase, encoding MEKTNKTWFITGASRGFGRIWTEAALKRGDKVAATARTLSSIADLKEKYGDNVLTLELDVTNAEQAKTAIDKAFAHFGEIDIVLNNAGFSMVSTIEDGNAEDIRALYETNVIGPLFVIKAALPHLRKQGYGHILGTSSNLGHVTMPIIGYYCSSKWAFEAIHESLAMEIAQFGIKVTIIEPGAYATEFGSGQMPDLFKGLDIYTDFKNGFLEQMKNHQRGNPDATPDALFKMVDSPNPPLRFFLGSGNLAWTKGEYDKRLKEWQEWQDVAASAQGN